A portion of the Chlamydia caviae GPIC genome contains these proteins:
- a CDS encoding sodium-dependent transporter has product MSKNQTHFSSRLGFIFSMMGIAVGAGNIWRFPRIAAQNGNGAFILIWLLFLFIWSIPLIIIELSLGKLTKNAPIGTLIKTAGPKRAWLGGFVTLVTTCILAYYSNIVGWGLSYFYYSISGKIYAGNNFCQLWEAHYQSSFPLLFHFLSLFLAYMIIRKGIVQGIEKCNKILIPSFCVCTLVLLVRAVTLPNAMQGIKQLFTFDFASLSSYKLWIEALTQNAWDTGAGWGLLLVYSGFASKKTGVVSNGALTAISNNLVSLIMGIIVFATCASLDVLGTTQLQQGVGSSSIGIAFIYLPELFTRVPGSAYLPAIFSSIFFLAFAMAALSSMISMLFLLSQTLSEFGIKKHVAEYSATIIAFILGVPSSLSLSVFANQDTVWGIGLIINGLIFIYAATKYGLTPLKKKVINAVPGDIHLNKSFDSMVKYLLPIEGIILLCWYFYEGLFPEDGHWWNPISVYSLSSLLLQWSAGLIIFRSLNKKLSKRFSLYNLKN; this is encoded by the coding sequence ATGAGCAAAAATCAGACTCACTTTTCTTCTAGACTAGGCTTTATTTTCTCTATGATGGGGATAGCCGTTGGCGCAGGGAATATTTGGCGCTTCCCTAGAATCGCAGCGCAAAACGGTAATGGGGCCTTTATTTTAATTTGGCTCCTATTCCTATTTATATGGTCAATTCCTCTGATTATCATAGAACTTTCTCTAGGAAAACTAACTAAAAACGCCCCTATAGGCACGTTAATCAAAACGGCAGGACCAAAACGCGCGTGGTTAGGAGGCTTTGTCACTTTAGTAACAACATGTATTCTAGCTTACTACTCTAATATTGTTGGATGGGGTTTGAGTTATTTTTACTACTCAATCTCTGGTAAAATCTATGCTGGCAATAACTTTTGTCAGCTATGGGAAGCGCATTATCAAAGCTCCTTCCCTCTGTTATTTCACTTCCTGTCTCTATTTTTAGCCTATATGATCATCCGCAAAGGTATTGTACAAGGGATTGAAAAGTGTAATAAAATTCTTATCCCTTCGTTTTGCGTGTGTACCCTAGTACTACTTGTTAGAGCAGTTACACTTCCTAATGCAATGCAAGGAATCAAACAACTGTTTACTTTTGATTTTGCCTCGCTATCTAGTTACAAACTATGGATAGAAGCTCTAACACAAAATGCTTGGGATACAGGAGCTGGTTGGGGATTACTCCTAGTATATTCCGGATTTGCTTCAAAAAAAACCGGCGTAGTGAGTAACGGAGCCCTTACAGCGATATCAAATAATCTCGTCTCCTTAATCATGGGCATTATTGTATTTGCTACATGCGCTTCCCTAGATGTTCTAGGAACAACACAGTTACAACAAGGTGTTGGCTCCTCAAGCATAGGCATAGCTTTTATCTACCTGCCAGAACTGTTCACTAGAGTTCCTGGATCTGCCTACTTACCAGCTATTTTTAGTTCTATATTCTTCTTAGCCTTTGCTATGGCAGCTCTCTCGTCAATGATTTCAATGCTATTTTTGTTATCACAAACCCTTTCAGAATTTGGAATAAAAAAGCATGTAGCAGAGTACTCAGCCACCATTATAGCTTTTATTCTTGGTGTCCCCTCATCCTTAAGTCTTTCAGTATTCGCAAACCAAGACACTGTTTGGGGCATTGGATTAATTATTAACGGGCTTATTTTTATCTACGCCGCAACTAAGTACGGGCTGACACCTCTAAAAAAGAAAGTAATTAACGCTGTTCCCGGAGACATCCATCTCAATAAATCTTTTGATTCTATGGTAAAATATCTGCTTCCTATTGAAGGAATAATTTTACTTTGCTGGTATTTTTATGAAGGGCTTTTCCCTGAAGACGGGCATTGGTGGAATCCTATATCTGTATATAGTCTTTCTAGTTTGCTTTTGCAATGGTCTGCGGGATTAATTATTTTTAGATCATTAAATAAAAAACTATCTAAACGCTTTTCTTTATATAACTTAAAAAATTAA